From a single Lactococcus allomyrinae genomic region:
- the rsfS gene encoding ribosome silencing factor: MDSKKLLEVVVKAADDKKALDIIALDVAEVSGIADYFVIMEAMNARQLDAIADNIADQAELAGVQAAGHIEGDARTGWVLIDLGDIVVSVFGHDERSHFNLEKLWSDAPLVDVSAYISE; encoded by the coding sequence TTGGATTCAAAAAAATTACTTGAAGTTGTAGTGAAAGCTGCCGATGACAAAAAGGCATTGGATATTATTGCATTGGATGTTGCAGAAGTGTCGGGGATTGCTGATTATTTTGTGATTATGGAAGCGATGAATGCCCGTCAATTAGATGCAATTGCTGATAATATCGCAGACCAAGCAGAACTTGCTGGCGTACAAGCAGCAGGGCATATCGAAGGCGATGCACGCACAGGTTGGGTATTGATTGACCTTGGAGATATTGTTGTTAGCGTTTTTGGACATGATGAACGTAGTCATTTTAATCTTGAAAAACTCTGGTCTGATGCACCATTAGTAGATGTATCTGCTTATATTTCAGAATAG